The genomic DNA GAAGCACCAAATCGGGTCGCGGGCTTTTTGTCTTATCCGCATAACTGCCGGTTTGGAACAAATATTCCAGCGCTTCTTCTCCATCAGCAACCCAACGGATATCATTTTTCGGTCCTTCTTCTTCAAGAGTTCGCATCGTAAGCATCGCGTGTGCTTCTTCGTCTTCCACCAACAAGGTTACAACCTTTTCCCCTCTCATTTTTTCTCGCTTCCTCCTAACTAAGCGGCGCAAGGCAAGGTAGAACAAACCGTGCAGCCTTTATCCTTCTCTGATTCTATCCAGATACGCCCCCCATGTAGGTCAACGATTCGCTTCACGATTGCAAGACCTGCACCAGTGCCCTTGCTATCTTTATCCAGCTTGTAAAACAGTTTAAAAACTTTCTCGTGTTGGTTTGGCTCAATGCCTATCCCATTATCCCTCACGAAGAATACGACTTCACCGCGATCATGACGATGCCCAATGTGGATCTCCGGATACTGTTGATCTCCGAAATTATCTAAGCTGTTCTCAATGAGATTTACCAGCGCCTCAACTATCTTCATGCGGTCCACGTAAACGACCGGGAAATCGTTAACCACAGCCACTTCCACACCCCTCGCTTCTATCTCTGTCTGGGTTTGTTTCAATGCTTCTTGAACAAGCTCGCCAAAAGGTACATACTCGGGCGGTTTTTCCACACGAGCGATACGAGAGTATTTTATAGTATCACGTAAAAGGGAGTCCATCTTTATGATGGCGTTCTCTATGTATTCCAAATCGCTATCCACAGACTCTCCGTTATTCTCTTCTAAATCCTTCTTGAGCATCCCCGCAATTCCCTGAATGGTGACAAGTGGCGTCTTCAAGTCATGTGAAACCGTATAAATAAAGCTTTCCATTTCGGCTTTACTCTCGATGAACGTATTCGCCAATTCCTCAATTTCATCGCCTGTCTTTATTTCCAGATTATAATCGAATTTGCCCTTCGATACCGCTTTTGTGCCTTCTATCAACTGCATTATCGGTTCTGTGAACGTTTTGGCGAGGAAAAAGGAAGCGATGCAGATAAAAGGGATAGTAAGCGAAAATAAGTTGAGACCGGTCATAAACGCTTCGTTTGCGGTTAAATTAACAGAGTTAAACGAAATCCCGAGTAGAATAACCCCGCCAGAGATGACGGAGAGGGAGAGCATAACTGCGAGGAGCCTCACAAATATACTTTTTCTACCAGGGACAGCGGTACTCTTCTGAGAGTGGTTCATTAGCTTATACTAATCTTACCAAAGCCAATATAAAAGGGTTGTTATATTTGTAAGTCCCGTTCCGAATGTTCTAAGTTTTTGTTGTAAAGGTCTGAAAATAGAATATAATTGTTATATGCAACCTTCCATGTGTTCGTGCCCATCGCGGTGGGCTCGTTCGTGGTCTTCCATAATCTTCTCTCAACTTGTCAATTCCGCGTTGAAATCCCCTATTTGGAGCGTGATGCAAGCACACAACGAGAGAGTTTTGCCCCCTGGGTCTTCCGCTTTCACTGTATGGCTAAGTATCTTTTCACGCGAGCAGCCGGTGGGCTTTTCTCATCCCGTCTCAGCTAATCTCACTTTTTGTTCTCCCAGATCTAAGAACCCCTCTGTTTCAGTGTTCCTGTGATTTAAGCGGGCATTCTGATCGTTTCTGGAGAACCGGCGGAAGGCGTTTGGAGGTATTAAACTAATTGACACTGAGAATCCGCGACAGCCACTTTTAAGGGGCCCTCATCGATCCTCCATCGCTCATCTTCGGTCACTTCCCAGCCCAAAAGCCCCTTTATCGTATCTGCCAATTCATTGCATTGACTTGCAGGATTCCCGCTCTTAGTGATGTATCTGTCAGCGCCCTTCTTCAAAGCTTCCGCAGCAATCCTCGCCCCCCCTTTGCCTGTGAAGAGAATGAACGGAATAAGAGCGTGTTCTCTGCTGCTTCTGAGGACTTCCAAAAACGCGATACCATCCATTCCAGGCATCTGGTAATCGGAAATGACCGTATCAAAATGCTCGGTTTTAAGTCTGTCCAACGCTTCTTCCGCTGAAAGTACACTCACGATTTCAAAGGCATTCTTCGACGCTCTTTGCAGAAATATCCGCGTTATCTCCAGATCTGTAGGCTCGTCATCGACATGCAAAACTCGTATCGGCTTAAACTTTCTGTCTGAGTACTCCGCTTCTGTTTTGTTCATCTTATCTTACTTCTGCAATATTCGCTCTTTGTAGCAATATTGCATAAATTGTCCACTATATATGCAAGCCCAACTACTATATGATTTTCGGTTTCTATTCGAACTTTTCCCTTTGGTTTCCACTGGAGAGAGCGGTGGTCGGGGAGGGGATATATGACGCGCGAAATAGGGAGCGGAGAATACCTCTCCCGTTGAGGGGTATCGAGAAAGTTTATGCCTTTTGAACCGGCAGTGTGAAGCAAACCGTGCATCCCTTGCCCTCCTCAGATTCTATCCAGATGCGCCCGCCGTGCACCTCGATTATCCGCTTCACGATTGCTAACCCCGCACCGGTTCCCGTGCTCGTCGTATTGACTTTATAGAAAAGATCGAAGACCTTCTCGTGTTGGCTCGGACCGATCCCTATTCCATCGTCCTTCACGAAAAATACCGTCTCCTGGCCGTCTAAGCGATGTCCAATCTCTATTTTCGGATGTGGCTGTTCGCCTCGGTAGTTTATGCTGTTCGTAATCAGGTTCACCAGCACCTCGACGATCCGCATTCGATCCACATGCACGGTGGGGAAGTCATCAGCCACAGAAACCTCAATATTATTTAAGCTTAGTTTCCCGGCTGTCTGCTCCAATGCCTCTTTAACAATGCCTTCAAACGGGGTATCGCTTGGCGGATTCACCACACGACCGATTCGCGAGAGCTGTAGTGTATCGTTCAACAGGTGTTCCATCTTTATGGCTGACTTTTCTATCTGCATCAACTCGTTCGCCAGATTCGCCGTATCGTCTTGTTCCAAATCTTCCAGCGCAAGAGTGGTAAAGCCACGGATGCCAAAAAGCGGCGACTGCAAGTCGTGAGAGACCGTGTAGGTGAAGTGCTCCAACTCGTTGTTCTTGGCCTCAAGCTCTTTAAGAAGCTGTTCCCGTTCCCTCTCTGCCTGCCTGCGCTCCGTGATGTCTTGCAACGTCTCTATCGCTCCAATAATACTCCCTTTGGAGTCTCTCAATGGTGCTGCGGTAAATAGAAGCCATTTCCCTCTGTTTTTCTGGGCGAAGAAGTAATCTAACGCTTCATAAGCGCCTTCGATTAACGCTGATTTTTTATATTTATCCCCATACCTTCGTTTAAATTCACGCTTAGGGGCACAATCGACGATTAGATCAGCCATAACGGGCCTCTTCTTGGGATAGAAGGGTATCCACTGCTTATCCGTTCCAATTACGTCTTCCCGTTTCACACCGGTGAGTGATTCAACAGCGGTGTTCCAGTGAGTGATTTTGTGCTCGCTATTGATTACGAATGTGGGAATGGACGATCCATCAATGATTCTTGCGAGTTTTTCTTCCGCGCTCTTTCGTTCGGAGTCATCTTCAAACGTCTCTAAGCCGCCGATTACATGCCCTTCTTTATCTTTGAGGAAATCAACGTTCTTTGAGACTGTGAGTGCCCTTCCACCTACGGTGATCTGACATTCTTTTCTATAAACTGGCTTTTTTACACCTCCCGCGTATAAACAGCAGTTTTCAAGGCATGCTGTGCATTTCCATATTTCAGTGCACGTTTTACCTATAACATCCTCTGCCCTGAGCCCGGTTAGTATTTTGGCACCGTGACTCCAAGATGTAATCTTTTTTTCTAAATCCACGGTGAATATGCCAAAAGGCATAGTCCTGAGGATTACTTCAAGGTGCTCTTTGGATTTCCTTAGTGTCTCGGCCGCTCGGTTACGCTCGGTGATGTCCTCAACCATTCCTAAAACGACTTTCTCACCATTAATCGTAACCATTTGTGTCCAAATCTCTACAGAACGTTTAGAGCCGTCCTTCCTGTATAGCACGAACTCATCAGGACCTGTCGCTCTTCCAAGTGCGTTGAGGGCAAGTAGTTTAATAGCTTTACTCAGCCCTTTCGGATCGAGCAATTTTAGTTTAAGATAATTCTTCCCAATCAACTCGTCCCGCTTATAACCCACGATTTCCTCGGCCTTCTCGTTTCCGTAGAGGAACGCTCCTTTAACGTCACTATAATAAATACCGAAAGGTGCGTTTTCTACGAGGGTTTTATACTTCTCTTCATTTTCTCGCAACACATCCTCCGCCCGCTTGCGTTCGGTGACATCCAAAAGAGCTGCGACGCTCTTTTTTGTCCCTGGAATCACGCTGATGGACAAGAAAATGTCTTTAACATTCCCTGCTTTGTCAATAAACCTGAACACATAGTTCGTTGGTGCCGCATCCAGATCGATCCTTCGTAAGCGATGATACTCTTTCATTCGCTCCAAATCCTCT from Methanomicrobia archaeon includes the following:
- a CDS encoding response regulator, with amino-acid sequence MRGEKVVTLLVEDEEAHAMLTMRTLEEEGPKNDIRWVADGEEALEYLFQTGSYADKTKSPRPDLVL
- a CDS encoding GHKL domain-containing protein; this translates as MQLIEGTKAVSKGKFDYNLEIKTGDEIEELANTFIESKAEMESFIYTVSHDLKTPLVTIQGIAGMLKKDLEENNGESVDSDLEYIENAIIKMDSLLRDTIKYSRIARVEKPPEYVPFGELVQEALKQTQTEIEARGVEVAVVNDFPVVYVDRMKIVEALVNLIENSLDNFGDQQYPEIHIGHRHDRGEVVFFVRDNGIGIEPNQHEKVFKLFYKLDKDSKGTGAGLAIVKRIVDLHGGRIWIESEKDKGCTVCSTLPCAA
- a CDS encoding response regulator, with translation MNKTEAEYSDRKFKPIRVLHVDDEPTDLEITRIFLQRASKNAFEIVSVLSAEEALDRLKTEHFDTVISDYQMPGMDGIAFLEVLRSSREHALIPFILFTGKGGARIAAEALKKGADRYITKSGNPASQCNELADTIKGLLGWEVTEDERWRIDEGPLKVAVADSQCQLV
- a CDS encoding PAS domain S-box protein, encoding MNREQTRIKILHVDDEPDVLISTKRFLERRNANFSIDGATSVEEGIELLNSVDYDVVLSDYKMPGMDGLEFLDYLRQSGNTVPFIMFTGKGREEVAMEALNKGANHYLQKGGEIKSLYGTLAHVIKEVVEKNRTEDALKKSEKEYQAIFETTGTAMVIIEEDTTLSLVNTKFEELSGYSREEVEGKKSWTEFVVEEDLERMKEYHRLRRIDLDAAPTNYVFRFIDKAGNVKDIFLSISVIPGTKKSVAALLDVTERKRAEDVLRENEEKYKTLVENAPFGIYYSDVKGAFLYGNEKAEEIVGYKRDELIGKNYLKLKLLDPKGLSKAIKLLALNALGRATGPDEFVLYRKDGSKRSVEIWTQMVTINGEKVVLGMVEDITERNRAAETLRKSKEHLEVILRTMPFGIFTVDLEKKITSWSHGAKILTGLRAEDVIGKTCTEIWKCTACLENCCLYAGGVKKPVYRKECQITVGGRALTVSKNVDFLKDKEGHVIGGLETFEDDSERKSAEEKLARIIDGSSIPTFVINSEHKITHWNTAVESLTGVKREDVIGTDKQWIPFYPKKRPVMADLIVDCAPKREFKRRYGDKYKKSALIEGAYEALDYFFAQKNRGKWLLFTAAPLRDSKGSIIGAIETLQDITERRQAEREREQLLKELEAKNNELEHFTYTVSHDLQSPLFGIRGFTTLALEDLEQDDTANLANELMQIEKSAIKMEHLLNDTLQLSRIGRVVNPPSDTPFEGIVKEALEQTAGKLSLNNIEVSVADDFPTVHVDRMRIVEVLVNLITNSINYRGEQPHPKIEIGHRLDGQETVFFVKDDGIGIGPSQHEKVFDLFYKVNTTSTGTGAGLAIVKRIIEVHGGRIWIESEEGKGCTVCFTLPVQKA